From a single Nicotiana tomentosiformis chromosome 2, ASM39032v3, whole genome shotgun sequence genomic region:
- the LOC138906070 gene encoding uncharacterized protein, translated as MRAMPEVRPNDPPGRQTPTLRKKVADFFEKWHIKRILSTPYHPAGNRQEESSNKSTLNIMKTKLEDAKGLWPEILPEVLRDYRTMPKMSTGETPYSLVYGTDAVIPVEVREPNLRYFHESEPQNDDSRRQELDEVRERRDMAYVRMVAQKQQAEHYYNKRAKIKPLKVGNYVLKAKT; from the exons ATGCGAGCAATGCCAGAAGTACGCCCCAATGATCCACCAGGCAGGCAAACACCTACACTCA GAAAGAAGGTCGCCgacttttttgaaaaatggcacatcaaaagaatactctcaacaCCTTACCACCCCGCGGGAAATAGGCAAGAggaatcctccaacaagtcaacactgaacatcatgaagacgAAACTCGAAGACGCCAAGGGCCTGTGGCCagaaatattaccagaagtactccGGGACTACCGAACAATGCCAAAAATGAGCACAGGGGAAACACCATACtcgttagtctatgggactgatgcagtaataccagtcgaggtcagAGAGCCCAACCTAAGATACTTCCATGAAAGCGAACCCCAAAACGATGACAGTAGAAGGCAGGAACTCGACGAAGTCAgggaacgaagagatatggcctacgtgagaatggtcgcccaaaagcaacaagcaGAACACTACTATAACAAAAGGGCAAAGATCAAGCCACTCAAAGTAGGGAACTacgtgcttaaagctaaaacatAA